In the Planktothrix serta PCC 8927 genome, one interval contains:
- a CDS encoding MAE_28990/MAE_18760 family HEPN-like nuclease: MSNWLKRLEEDLNWRETELGILKQQARLASKDSDRYRVLLRALLAMLYAHYEGFCKFAWDLYLEELQKLGIKRKDCREEIAKLSLQKYLNSFKWDLSIDSFWEFGQTGFQKMLEENLDFSTKLDTESNLYPNLLKKNSIQVCLNYQLVEKYEIELKTLVKRRNEIAHGKQMVIKDLQEYQKYEDAAIEVMHELAISIVDCLDNKSYLKNP, encoded by the coding sequence ATGAGTAACTGGTTAAAAAGATTAGAAGAAGATTTAAACTGGAGAGAGACAGAGCTAGGGATTTTAAAGCAGCAAGCTCGTTTAGCCTCCAAAGACTCGGATCGATATCGAGTTCTTCTGCGTGCATTATTGGCGATGCTCTATGCTCACTATGAGGGATTTTGCAAATTTGCTTGGGATCTTTATTTAGAAGAATTACAGAAATTAGGAATTAAGAGAAAAGATTGTAGAGAAGAAATCGCTAAACTATCGTTACAAAAATATCTTAATAGCTTTAAATGGGACTTAAGTATAGATAGCTTTTGGGAATTCGGGCAAACGGGGTTTCAAAAAATGTTAGAAGAAAATTTAGATTTTTCAACAAAACTTGATACAGAATCAAATCTTTATCCAAATTTATTAAAGAAAAACTCTATTCAGGTTTGTTTAAATTACCAATTAGTTGAAAAATATGAAATAGAGTTGAAAACTTTGGTAAAAAGGCGGAATGAAATTGCTCATGGGAAACAGATGGTGATCAAAGACTTGCAAGAATATCAAAAATATGAAGATGCTGCAATAGAAGTTATGCACGAATTAGCAATCTCTATCGTTGATTGTTTGGATAATAAGTCATATCTGAAAAATCCCTAA